In one window of Dermochelys coriacea isolate rDerCor1 chromosome 3, rDerCor1.pri.v4, whole genome shotgun sequence DNA:
- the GCM1 gene encoding chorion-specific transcription factor GCMa, whose protein sequence is MLKAADDIMDQEDSTSQSWDINDIKLPQDVKQTDWFQEWPDSYVKHIYSSDDKNAQRHLSSWAMRNTNNHNSRILKKSCLGVVVCNNDCSATDGRKIYLRPAICDKARQKQQRKCCPNCSGPLKLISCRGHGGYPVTNFWRHEGPFIFFQSKGAHDHPRPETKLEAEARRSIQKAHTAVSPTSPRLKRCREAESLTGEMQSQEALPLLLSNQENYISPCSFNGHLIDKNPQEQIINNCLSLAKNYGFGRSPYLTEHSQDTRSNKYYEKCKEIGSREHGSGDLSGPSVCNMYTDYGEPQPWNKNTALERNPCTDKCCNGSALSLADLHCEIVSSQNCMDSSIQHVPNIPPTTKAGYHPARPNTGLSGDDFYEGKLHVNYNSSYIPSSFYHLSSEDSYLIMNSAHHHQQPLPLTKGNEWDFEEERKYTNLDYCNNELFFSLCPLR, encoded by the exons ATGCTGAAAGCTGCAGATGATATTATGGACCAGGAGGACTCCACTTCTCAAAGCTGGGATATCAATGACATCAAACTGCCTCAG GATGTGAAACAAACAGATtggtttcaggaatggccagatTCCTATGTAAAGCATATCTATAGCTCGGATGATAAAAATGCTCAGAGGCACCTGAGTAGCTGGGCGATGAGAAACACCAATAACCACAACTCTCGCATCTTAAAAAAATCCTGCCTTGGGGTAGTGGTCTGCAACAATGACTGCTCAGCCACAGATGGGAGGAAGATATATCTGAGACCAGCCATATGTGATAAAGCCAGGCAAAAACAGCAAA GGAAATGCTGTCCAAACTGCAGTGGACCTTTAAAGCTTATTTCCTGTCGAGGCCATGGTGGGTACCCTGTCACCAACTTCTGGAGGCATGAAGGGCCATTCATATTTTTTCAG TCTAAGGGGGCCCATGATCACCCAAGGCCAGAAACAAAACTAGAAGCAGAAGCAAGAAGATCAATACAGAAAGCGCATACAGCTGTTTCTCCCACCTCTCCAAGACTAAAAAGATGCCGGGAGGCTGAG tcCCTGACAGGTGAGATGCAAAGTCAAGAAGCTTTGCCTTTACTTCTTTCCAATCAGGAAAACTACATATCTCCCTGTAGTTTTAATGGACATTTAATAGACAAAAACCCTCAagagcaaataataaataattgtttgTCTCTTGCCAAAAACTATGGGTTTGGAAGATCCCCTTACCTAACAGAACACTCTCAGGACACAAGATCTAACAAATACTACGAGAAGTGCAAAGAAATTGGCAGCAGGGAGCATGGTAGTGGAGACCTGTCTGGACCATCTGTGTGCAATATGTACACTGACTATGGAGAGCCACAACCCTGGAATAAGAACACTGCCCTTGAAAGGAATCCATGTACTGACAAGTGTTGCAATGGTTCTGCTTTATCTTTGGCTGATCTGCATTGTGAAATCGTTTCTTCACAAAACTGTATGGACTCCAGTATCCAACATGTTCCCAATATACCGCCTACAACAAAGGCTGGCTACCATCCTGCCAGGCCCAACACAGGCCTGTCTGGAGATGATTTTTATGAAGGGAAATTGCATGTGAATTACAACAGCAGCTATATTCCTTCCTCTTTCTACCATCTCTCTTCGGAGGATTCCTACCTCATTATGAACTCTGCACATCACCATCAACAGCCTTTGCCACTCACAAAAGGAAACGAATGGGActttgaagaagaaagaaaatataccAATCTGGATTACTGCAACAATGAACTGTTTTTTAGTCTCTGTCCTTTACGATGa